From one Colletotrichum destructivum chromosome 3, complete sequence genomic stretch:
- a CDS encoding Putative class II aldolase/adducin has product MAPSAVANDAESPVAEARGAAVVPKEASHTKHGHELVNKTPLQAMSHGDVVLAGIPEFPDFASKRQWQLEHMAAAFRHWAREGYVDGMSGHISVRDPEFHDAFWTNPLGRHFGLLKASDMILVNLDGAVVGGNRSKPPNTAGFLIHAAVHKARPDVHAVCHSHSLHGKAWSVFGRRLEMLTQDACKFRGDAHSVYNSYGGVVLGPEEGEAIAKALGPRGKGCILRNHGLLTVGQTVDEAAFLYTSMERSCRVQLLAEAAAANGLEKVLITDEEAQFNFDVESDPEICYCEFQVYYDLEDELTNGAFKK; this is encoded by the coding sequence ATGGCCCCGTCCGCCGTTGCCAACGATGCCGAGTCCCCGGTCGCAGAGGCCCGCGGAGCCGCCGTCGTGCCCAAGGAGGCATCGCACACCAAGCACGGCCATGAGCTCGTCAATAAGACGCCGCTGCAGGCCATGTCCCACGGCGACGTCGTGCTCGCCGGCATCCCCGAGTTTCCCGACTTCGCGTCCAAGCGTCAGTGGCAGCTCGAGCACATGGCCGCCGCGTTCCGCCACTGGGCCCGCGAGGGCTACGTCGACGGCATGAGCGGCCACATCTCCGTCCGGGACCCCGAGTTCCACGACGCCTTCTGGACGAACCCGCTCGGCCGCCATTTTGGACTGCTTAAGGCCAGCGACATGatcctcgtcaacctcgacggcgccgtcgtcggcggcaaccGCTCCAAGCCGCCCAACACGGCCGGCTTCCTCatccacgccgccgtccacaAGGCCCGCCCGGACGTCCATGCTGTCtgccacagccacagcctCCACGGCAAGGCCTGGTCCGTcttcggccgccgcctcgagatGCTCACCCAGGACGCCTGCAAGTTTCGCGGCGACGCCCACAGCGTTTACAACAGctacggcggcgtcgtcctcggccccgaggagggcgaggctATCGCCAAGGCGCTCGGTCCCAGGGGCAAGGGTTGCATCCTGCGGAACCACGGCCTGTTGACCGTCGGCCAGACCGTGGACGAGGCTGCCTTTCTCTACACCTCCATGGAGCGCAGCTGCCGCGTCCAGCTGCTGGCtgaggcggccgccgccaacgggCTGGAAAAGGTCCTGAtcacggacgaggaggcgcaGTTCAATTTTGACGTCGAGAGCGACCCGGAAATCTGCTACTGCGAGTTCCAGGTGTATTATGACCTGGAGGACGAGTTGACGAATGGTGCCTTCAAGAAATAG
- a CDS encoding Putative ABC transporter-like, ATP-binding domain, AAA+ ATPase domain, CDR ABC transporter, whose amino-acid sequence MDEKPTPRDCDIPGGFPETPSFAPASGRPTPMSFSNDAQQNISNAPGHDLESAQRFQSHTSTNYFAANISTVRDDASSSTITLSGNGATAADSGQAFQRSNETSQKPVALVDDSTPSSASSDVLSPTESTQFAPLKTNTSNTKRPNARSQSSNLTEDDIFRVLSRRRTNATNQSDVEQGEEQQEVERLMSRIFGRARQEQSEEEKTRHSGVIFRDLTVKGVGVGASLQPTVGDIFLGLPRKIKVLLSHGPKAAFAKPPVRDLISHFDGCVRPGELLLVLGRPGSGCSTFLKAFCNQRAGFEAIEGEVTYGGASSEEMSKKFRGEIIYNPEDDLHYPTLTVQRTLNFALQTRTPGKESRLDGESRKDYIEEFMRVATKLFWIEHTLGTKVGNEYVRGVSGGERKRVSIAEAMITRASVQGWDNSSKGLDASTAVEYVRSIRAMTNMAETSTAVSLYQAGESLYDLVDKVLLIDSGKCLYYGRSEEAKQYFVDLGFDCPDRWTTADFLTSVTDKHERHIREGWEDRIPRTPEAFDAAYRNSDAYQRNLRDVQEFESQLAQQMEQRQQHESKKTETKNYEIPFHKQVIYCTQRQFMVMAGDRGSLFGKWGGLVFQGLIVGSLFYNLPNTAAGAFPRGGTLFFLLLFNALLALAEQTSAFESKPILLKHKSFSFYRPAAFAIAQTVVDVPLVFIQVFLFNVIIYWMANLARTASQFFIATLIIWLVTMVTYAFFRAISAWCKTLDDATRFTGLSVQIIVVYTGYLIPPGSMRPWFGWLRWINWLQYGFECLMSNEFYNRQLECGPPYLVPQGPNASTEYQGCALAGSPPGQTIVPGSSYIEASFSYSRSHLWRNFGFLWVFFITFVILTALGMERMKPNTGGGAITVFKRGQVPQKLEENIATGGREKKGDEESGKPSNGTETATADMPTKEKSDQETMKQVARNEAVFTFRNVNYVIPYEKGERALLKDVDGYVRPGKLTALMGASGAGKTTLLNALAQRLHFGTITGEFLVDGRPLPKSFQRATGFAEQMDIHEPTATVREALQFSALLRQPREVPKKEKFDYCETIIDLLEMRDIAGATIGKVGEGLNAEQRKRLTIGVELASKPELLMFLDEPTSGLDSGAAFNIVRFLRKLADAGQAVLCTIHQPSAVLFEDFDELLLLKAGGRVAYHGPLGHDSQELIQYFESNGAHKCPPNSNPAEYMLEAIGAGDPNYKGKDWGDVWAQSEHKKTRSREIDDMLSSRRDVEPSKSLKDDREYAMPLMTQTMAVVKRSFIAYWRTPNYIVGKFMLHILTGLFNTFTFYKIGYSSIDYQNRLFSIFMTLTISPPLIQQLQPVFLQSRQIFQSRENNAKIYSWFAWTTAAVLVEIPYAIVAGAVYFNCWWWGVFGWRLPSFNSGFAFLLVILFELYYVSFGQGIAAFAPNELLASLLVPIFFLFVVSFCGVVVPPMQLPTFWRSWMLHLSPFRYLLEAFLGVAIHEQPVRCAPDEFARYQPPPNQSCEEYTQPYIQQAGGFVQTGDGGVCEFCQYAVGDEFGAGFSVYYSNIWRDFGIFCGFIVFNYLVVYLGTWLKFRGKNPFKKIMMMKTKKSGSG is encoded by the exons ATGGACGAGAAACCCACTCCTCGGGATTGTGACATCCCCGGCGGCTTCCCCGAGACGCCCAGCTTCGCCCCGGCCAGCGGTCGTCCTACGCCCATGAGCTTTTCCAACGATGCTCAGCAGAACATCTCCAACGCCCCCGGCCATGACTTGGAGTCGGCACAGAGATTCCAATCTCACACCTCCACGAACTACTTTGCAGCGAATATCTCGACTGTTCGTGACGATGCTTCGTCTTCCACCATCACCCTCTCGGGCAATGGCGCCACGGCAGCAGACAGCGGCCAAGCCTTTCAAAGGTCCAACGAGACTTCACAGAAGCCAGTCGCTTTGGTCGATGAttcgacgccctcgtcggcttcttcagACGTCTTGTCTCCTACCGAAAGCACCCAATTTGCGCCCCTAAAGACCAACACGAGCAACACCAAACGACCCAATGCGCGCAGCCAAAGCAGCAACCTCACTGAGGATGACATCTTTCGGGTCTTGTCACGCCGCCGGACGAACGCAACAAATCAGTCCGACGTTGAACAGGGAGAGGAACAGCAGGAGGTCGAGCGTCTCATGTCTCGGATTTTCGGCCGAGCACGCCAGGAACAGAgcgaggaagaaaagactAGACACAGCGGTGTTATCTTCCGCGATCTCACCGTCAAAGGCGTTGGCGTGGGCGCCAGCCTTCAGCCCACGGTTGGAGATATCTTCCTCGGTCTGCCGCGCAAGATCAAGGTCCTTCTCTCCCACGGGCCGAAAGCTGCCTTTGCAAAGCCCCCGGTGCGCGATCTCATCAGTCACTTCGACGGCTGTGTTCGCCCGGGtgagcttctcctcgtccttggccgccCCGGTTCCGGTTGCAGCACGTTTCTTAAGGCTTTTTGCAACCAGCGAGCGGGattcgaggccatcgagggAGAGGTCACCTATGGGGGTGCCTCCTCCGAGGAGATGAGCAAGAAGTTCCGCGGGGAAATCATTTACAACCCAGAGGACGACCTGCACTACCCAACGCTCACTGTCCAGAGAACTCTCAACTTCGCTCTTCAGACACGTACTCCCGGCAAGGAGTCGAGGCTCGACGGAGAAAGCAGGAAAGACTACATTGAGGAGTTCATGCGGGTCGCTACGAAGCTGTTCTGGATCGAGCATACGCTTGGGACCAAGGTCGGTAACGAGTACGTACGAGGTGTTTCTGGCGGCGAGAGAAAACGTGTCAGTATTGCCGAGGCCATGATCACCCGTGCCTCCGTTCAGGGGTGGGATAACTCCAGCAAAGGCCTCGACGCCAGCACTGCCGTGGAGTACGTCCGATCAATCCGGGCCATGACCAATATGGCAgagacgtcgacggccgtgtCGCTGTATCAAGCGGGCGAGTCCTTGTatgacctcgtcgacaaggtgcTGCTGATTGACTCTGGCAAATGTCTTTACTACGGGCGTTCTGAAGAGGCTAAGCAGTACTTTGTCGATCTTGGCTTCGACTGCCCGGACCGGTGGACAACCGCCGACTTCCTCACATCGGTCACCGACAAGCATGAGCGCCACATCCGCGAGGGGTGGGAAGACCGCATACCCCGGACGCCCGAAGCATTTGACGCCGCGTACAGAAACAGTGACGCGTACCAGAGGAACCTGCGCGATGTCCAAGAATTTGAGTCTCAGCTTGCCCAGCAGATGGAGCAGCGTCAGCAGCACGAATCCAAGAAGACCGAGACGAAGAATTACGAGATTCCGTTCCACAAGCAGGTCATATACTGCACGCAACGCCAGTTCATGGTCATGGCAGGCGATCGAGGGTCTCTCTTTGGCAAATGGGGAGGTCTGGTTTTCCAGggcctcatcgtcggcagCTTGTTCTACAATCTccccaacaccgccgccggcgcgttTCCCCGCGGCGGCACTCtgttcttcctcctcttgtTCAACGCGCTTCTGGCCCTTGCCGAGCAGACTTCGGCCTTTGAGTCGAAGCCCATCCTGCTCAAACACAAGTCCTTCTCCTTCTACCGGCCCGCCGCTTTCGCCATCGCTCAGACGGTCGTCGATGTGCCCTTGGTCTTCATCCAGGTTTTCCTCTTCAACGTCATCATCTACTGGATGGCCAACTTGGCAAGGACAGCGTCGCAGTTCTTCATTGCCACGCTCATCATCTGGTTGGTCACCATGGTCACCTACGCATTCTTCcgcgccatctcggcctggTGCAAAACCCTGGATGATGCGACCAGGTTCACTGGGCTATCTGTGCAGATCATAGTGGTCTACACCGGATATCTGATTCCACCTGGCTCAATGCGCCCCTGGTTCGGGTGGCTGCGATGGATCAACTGGCTTCAGTACGGCTTCGAGTGCCTGATGTCCAACGAGTTCTACAACCGTCAACTCGAATGCGGCCCGCCTTACTTGGTCCCCCAAGGACCCAACGCGTCAACAGAGTACCAGGGCTGCGCCCTTGCGGGAAGTCCGCCGGGCCAAACTATTGTGCCCGGCTCCAGCTACATCGAGGCTTCGTTCTCCTACAGTCGTTCCCATCTTTGGCGCAACTTCGGCTTCCTCTGGGTTTTCTTCATCACATTTGTCATCCTGACTGCCTTGGGCATGGAGCGCATGAAGCCCAACACCGGAGGCGGTGCTATCACGGTCTTCAAGCGCGGACAGGTCCCCCAGAAGCTAGAAGAAAACATCGCcaccggcggccgggagaagaagggcgatgAGGAGTCCGGCAAACCGAGCAACGGTACCGAAACCGCGACAGCCGACATGCCGACCAAGGAGAAGAGTGACCAGGAGACGATGAAGCAAGTGGCTCGAAACGAGGCTGTATTCACATTTCGCAACGTCAACTACGTCATTCCGTATGAGAAGGGCGAGCGCGCCTTGTTGAAGGATGTCGATGGCTATGTTCGCCCAGGCAAACTCACTGCCCTGATGGGTGCCTCTG GCGCCGGAAAGACGACCCTGCTTAACGCCCTGGCTCAACGTCTCCACTTTGGAACCATCACAGGCgagttcctcgtcgacggtcGGCCCCTCCCCAAGTCCTTCCAGCGGGCAACCGGCTTCGCCGAGCAGATGGACATCCACGAGCCCACGGCAACAGTCCGGGAGGCCTTGCAGTTCTCCGCCCTCCTTCGTCAACCGCGCGAGGTACCCAAGAAGGAAAAGTTCGACTACTGCGAGaccatcatcgacctcctcgagaTGCGCGACATCGCCGGGGCCACGATCGGCAAAGTGGGCGAGGGCCTCAACGCAGAGCAGCGCAAGAGACTCACCATCGGGGTCGAACTGGCGTCGAAGCCCGAGCTGCTCATGTTCCTGGACGAGCCGACGTCGGGTCTTGAttccggcgccgccttcaacaTCGTCCGCTTCCTCCGCAAGCTGGCAGacgccggccaggccgtGCTCTGCACCATCCACCAGCCGTCGGCGGTCCTGTTCGAGGACTTTGAcgagcttctgcttctcaAGGCAGGCGGCCGGGTTGCGTACCACGGCCCCCTGGGGCATGACAGCCAGGAGCTCATCCAATACTTCGAGTCGAACGGCGCCCACAAGTGCCCCCCCAACAGCAACCCGGCCGAGTACATGCTCGAAGCCATCGGCGCGGGCGACCCCAACTACAAGGGCAAGGACTGGGGCGATGTGTGGGCACAGTCCGAGCACAAGAAGACTCGGTCCCGCGAGATCGACGACATGCTGTCCAGCAGACGAGACGTCGAGCCCTCCAAGAGCCTCAAGGACGATCGCGAGTACGCCATGCCGCTGATGACGCAGACCATGGCCGTCGTCAAGCGGTCCTTCATCGCGTACTGGCGCACGCCCAACTACATCGTCGGCAAGTTCATGCTGCACATCCTCACCGGCCTCTTCAATACCTTTACCTTTTACAAGATCGGCTACTCGTCCATCGACTACCAGAACCggctcttctccatcttcatgACGCTCACCATCAGCCCGCCCCTCATCCAGCAGCTCCAGCCTGTGTTCCTGCAGTCGCGGCAGATCTTCCAGTCGCGCGAGAACAACGCCAAGATCTACAGCTGGTTCGcgtggacgacggccgccgtgCTGGTCGAGATCCCTtacgccatcgtcgccggcgccgtctacTTCAActgctggtggtggggtGTCTTTGGATGGCGCCTGCCCAGTTTCAACTCGGGCTTtgccttcctcctcgtcattcTCTTCGAGCTGTATTACGTCAGCTTCGGCCAGGGCATCGCCGCCTTTGCCCCCAACGAGCTTCTCGCGTCTCTGCTCGttcccatcttcttccttttcgtTGTCAGTTTCTGCGGTGTCGTCGTGCCTCCAATGCAGCTTCCAACGTTCTGGAGATCCTGGATGCTTCATCTTTCTCCTTTTCGCTACTTGCTCGAAGCTTTCCTCGGCGTTGCGATCCATGAACAGCCCGTTCGTTGCGCGCCGGACGAGTTCGCTAGGTATCAGCCACCCCCGAACCAGTCCTGCGAAGAATACACGCAGCCCTACATCCAGCAAGCCGGAGGATTTGTGCAGACAGGAGACGGTGGCGTTTGCGAGTTCTGTCAGTACGCTGTCGGCGACGAGTTTGGTGCGGGATTCAGCGTGTACTACAGCAACATCTGGCGCGACTTTGGCATCTTTTGCGGGTTCATCGTGTTCAACTACCTCGTCGTTTATCTCGGGACCTGGCTAAAGTTCAGGGGTAAAAACCCCTTCAAGAAGatcatgatgatgaagacgaagaagagcggTAGTGGATAA
- a CDS encoding Putative phosphatidate cytidylyltransferase, which produces MMARTRRGVKFPHKTNGHGDGRRSSFSDVSEDGSPSKLKTGAALGNIAEQPPKSPEEEKREAYEKKKANFLTRTFWTFVMFAGFFAALVMGHIYIICIMTAIQIISFKEVIAIASVPSRARQLRSAKSLNWYWLATTMYFLYGESVIYYFKHIVLVDKVLLPLATHHRFISFILYIFGFVFFVTSLQAGHYKFQFTQFAWTHMALYLIVVQAHFIMNNVFEGMIWFFLPAAMVITNDIWAYLCGITFGRTQLIALSPKKTVEGFVGAWVFTIIFGMLLTNVLMRSDFFLCPVNDLGANIFTGLECTRNPVFNPKTYSLPPLFFLPPNMHQTFSFTVAPMQLHTLVLATFASLIAPFGGFFASGLKRTFKIKDFGDSIPGHGGMTDRMDCQFIMGFFTYMYYHSFIALHKVNLGSVMEMAVTGLTVEEQLELVRGMGRYLSNQGVWGEEIIRCLDKAAQAKR; this is translated from the exons ATGATGGCACGCACGCGGAGGGGGGTTAAGTTTCCTCACAAGACCAATGGCCATGGTGACGGCCGCCGCTCGAGCTTCAGCGACGTCAGCGAAGATGGTTCGCCCTCCAAGCTCAAGACAGGCGCTGCCCTGGGCAACATCGCCGAA CAGCCTCCTAAAtcccccgaggaggagaagcgcgaAGCctacgagaagaagaaggcaaaTTTCCTGACCCGTACCTTTTGGACATTTGTCATGTTCGCtggcttcttcgccgccctcgtcatGGGCCACATCTACATCATTTGCATCATGACCGCCATCCAGATCATTTCCTTCAAGGAGGTCATTGCCATCGCCAGCGTGCCCAGCCGCGCCCGCCAGCTGCGCTCCGCCAAGAGCCTTAACTGGTACTGGCTGGCCACCACCATGTACTTCCTCTACGGCGAGAGCGTCATCTACTACTTCAAGCACATCGTCCTTGTCGACAAGGTCTTGCTGCCTCTGGCAACCCACCACCGCTTCATCAGCTTCATCCTGTACATCTTTG GTTTTGTCTTCTTTGTTACCTCGCTTCAGGCCGGCCACTACAAGTTCCAGTTCACCCAGTTCGCCTGGACACACATGGCCCTGTACCTTATCGTCGTCCAAGCCCACTTCATTATGAACAACGTCTTCGAGGGCATGATTTGGTTCTTCCTTCCGGCCGCTATGGTCATCACCAACGACATCTGGGCCTACCTCTGCGGAATCACGTTCGGCCGCACTCAGCTGATCGCCCTCTCTCCCAAGAAGACGGTCGAGGGATTCGTTGGCGCGTGGGTCTTTACCATCATCTTTGGCATGCTCCTGACCAACGTCTTGATGCGCTCTGATTTCTTCCTCTGCCCTGTTAAT GACTTGGGCGCAAACATTTTCACCGGCCTTGAGTGCACGCGCAACCCCGTCTTCAACCCCAAGACGTACAGTCTGCCTCCTCTGTTCTTTCTGCCGCCCAACATGCACCAgaccttctccttcaccgTCGCCCCGATGCAGCTTCACACACTGGTTCTCGCAACCTTTGCCTCTTTGATCGCTCCCTTTGGCGGATTCTTCGCCTCGGGCCTCAAGCGCACCTTCAAGATCAAGGACTTTGGCGACTCGATTcccggccacggcggcatGACAGACCGCATGGACTGCCAGTTCATCATGGGTTTCTTCACCTACATGTACTACCACTCTTTCATCGCTCTCCACAAAGTTAATCTCGGCAGTGTcatggagatggccgtcacTGGGTTGACCGTggaggagcagctcgagctgGTGAGGGGTATGGGCCGTTATCTCAGCAACCAAGGAGTCTGGGGAGAGGAG ATCATCCGGTGCCTGGACAAGGCCGCGCAAGCCAAGAGGTGA